One Pseudomonas sp. AN-1 genomic region harbors:
- a CDS encoding HPP family protein translates to MTPARQLVARVARLLPPALHTHPLEWTRAALGAGLGVLLPLLLCGALFGRELALSMLGPLGASAVLLFAVSSGALSQPWSILGSYLCAALVATAVGLLHLPVLATALLALGGTLLTMCALRCLHPPGAALALCLAQGHPQVSALGFGILLPVLLAAAGLLVCALLFNNLTGVRYPKAPSAEPVSLAVSPPEIQAGITAADLQQALKEFGEFVDVTAEDLEEIVRRSERHARQRSMAEVFAEREPG, encoded by the coding sequence ATGACTCCTGCCAGACAACTCGTTGCGCGGGTTGCCCGCCTTCTCCCGCCCGCCCTGCACACCCACCCCCTCGAATGGACGCGCGCTGCGCTCGGCGCCGGGCTCGGCGTACTGCTGCCCCTGCTGCTGTGCGGCGCCCTGTTCGGCCGCGAGCTGGCCCTGAGCATGCTCGGCCCGCTCGGCGCCTCGGCGGTGCTGCTGTTCGCGGTATCGTCCGGGGCGCTGTCGCAGCCCTGGTCGATCCTCGGCAGCTACCTGTGCGCGGCGCTGGTGGCGACCGCGGTCGGCCTGCTGCACCTGCCGGTCCTGGCCACGGCGTTGCTGGCCCTCGGTGGCACCCTGCTGACGATGTGCGCGCTGCGCTGCCTGCATCCGCCGGGTGCGGCGCTGGCGCTGTGCCTGGCACAGGGACATCCGCAGGTGTCCGCGCTGGGCTTCGGCATACTGCTGCCGGTGCTGCTGGCGGCCGCGGGCCTGCTCGTCTGCGCGCTGCTGTTCAACAACCTGACCGGCGTGCGCTACCCCAAGGCACCGAGCGCGGAGCCGGTGTCGCTCGCCGTGTCGCCGCCCGAGATCCAGGCAGGAATCACCGCCGCCGACCTGCAACAGGCCCTGAAGGAGTTCGGTGAGTTCGTCGACGTGACGGCGGAGGATCTCGAGGAGATCGTCCGGCGCAGCGAGCGCCATGCCCGCCAGCGCAGCATGGCCGAGGTGTTCGCCGAGCGCGAACCGGGCTGA
- a CDS encoding pseudouridine synthase, protein MRLDRFLSKRPELNRQQVRQLLLAGRVQVDRLAECDGHREINGFNRIELDGQLLQAGQTARYLMLHKPAGVVSATSDPQHRTVLDLLPAAERAGLHIAGRLDGNTTGLLLLTNDGQWSRRLTLPGSKLPKVYRVETAEPIDAEYVDTFARGIYFAFEDLTTLPAHLEILDSHSARLTLVEGRYHQVKRMFGHFRNRVTRLHRESIGPIRLDPMLQPGQYRPLDAAEIACSGPLPAAQSDSA, encoded by the coding sequence ATGCGCCTGGACCGCTTCCTCAGCAAGCGCCCCGAACTCAATCGCCAGCAGGTCCGCCAGTTGCTGCTCGCCGGCCGGGTGCAGGTCGACCGCCTGGCCGAGTGCGACGGCCATCGCGAGATCAACGGCTTCAACCGCATCGAGCTGGACGGGCAACTGCTGCAGGCCGGCCAGACCGCCCGCTACCTGATGCTGCACAAGCCGGCCGGGGTGGTCAGCGCCACGAGCGATCCGCAGCACCGCACCGTGCTCGACCTGCTGCCGGCAGCCGAGCGCGCGGGGCTGCACATCGCCGGGCGCCTGGACGGCAACACCACCGGCCTGCTGCTGCTGACCAACGACGGTCAGTGGTCGCGGCGCCTGACCCTGCCGGGCAGCAAGCTGCCCAAGGTCTACCGGGTGGAGACCGCCGAGCCGATCGACGCCGAGTACGTCGACACTTTCGCGCGCGGCATCTACTTCGCCTTCGAGGATCTCACCACCCTGCCCGCGCACCTGGAGATCCTCGACAGCCACAGCGCCCGTCTCACCCTGGTCGAGGGCCGCTACCATCAGGTCAAGCGCATGTTCGGCCACTTCCGCAACCGGGTGACCCGCCTGCACCGCGAGAGCATCGGGCCGATCCGCCTCGACCCGATGCTGCAACCCGGCCAGTACCGCCCGCTCGATGCCGCGGAAATCGCCTGCTCCGGCCCCTTGCCGGCGGCTCAGAGCGATTCGGCATAA
- a CDS encoding enoyl-CoA hydratase/isomerase family protein, whose protein sequence is MNLIFEERPCRHGFRLGLASLDAGASLNALSLPMIEALAHRLAIWQDDPEIACVVLRGNGARAFCAGGDVRALAEACRADPGTVPALARRFFADEYRLFHRLHHYRKPLLGWAHGYVMGGGMGLLQSTGLRIVTPSSRLAMPEIGIGLYPDVGASWFLGRLPGRLGLFLGLGASQLNARDALDLGLADRFLLDEQQEALLHGLAQLNWNEQSASQLHSLLQALEREALARLPGAELLPRRERIDRLLDVADLPAAWHALTALQGDSDPLLARAAATLASGCPLTAHLVWEQLRRARRLSLAEALRMEYAMSLNCCRHPEFAEGVRARLIDKDNRPRWHWPQVAAIPPSVVEAHFAPTWEGEHPLAQLGDS, encoded by the coding sequence ATGAACCTGATCTTCGAAGAGCGGCCATGCCGCCACGGCTTTCGCCTCGGTCTCGCCAGCCTCGACGCCGGGGCGAGCCTCAACGCCCTGTCGCTGCCGATGATCGAGGCACTCGCCCACCGCCTCGCGATCTGGCAGGACGATCCGGAAATCGCCTGCGTGGTGCTGCGTGGCAACGGCGCCCGGGCCTTCTGCGCCGGCGGCGACGTACGCGCCCTGGCCGAGGCCTGCCGTGCCGACCCCGGCACGGTGCCGGCGCTGGCGCGGCGCTTCTTCGCCGACGAGTACCGCCTGTTCCACCGCCTGCACCACTACCGCAAGCCGCTGCTGGGCTGGGCCCACGGCTACGTGATGGGCGGCGGCATGGGCCTGCTGCAGAGCACCGGCCTGCGCATCGTCACACCGTCCAGCCGCCTGGCCATGCCGGAAATCGGCATCGGCCTGTACCCCGATGTCGGCGCCAGCTGGTTCCTCGGCCGCCTGCCCGGCCGGCTCGGCCTGTTCCTCGGCCTCGGCGCCAGCCAGCTCAACGCCCGCGATGCCCTCGACCTCGGCCTGGCCGACCGCTTCCTGCTCGACGAGCAGCAGGAAGCCCTGCTGCACGGCCTGGCGCAGCTCAACTGGAACGAGCAGAGCGCCAGCCAGCTGCACAGCCTGCTGCAGGCCCTGGAACGCGAGGCCCTGGCCCGGCTGCCCGGTGCCGAACTGCTGCCGCGCCGCGAGCGCATCGACCGCCTGCTCGACGTCGCCGACCTGCCGGCCGCCTGGCACGCTCTCACCGCCCTGCAGGGCGACAGCGATCCGCTGCTGGCCCGCGCGGCCGCCACCCTGGCCAGCGGCTGCCCGCTCACCGCCCACCTGGTCTGGGAACAGCTGCGCCGCGCGCGCCGGCTGTCGCTGGCCGAGGCGCTGCGCATGGAATACGCGATGAGCCTGAACTGCTGCCGCCACCCCGAATTCGCCGAGGGGGTGCGCGCCCGGCTGATCGACAAGGACAACCGCCCCCGCTGGCACTGGCCGCAGGTCGCCGCCATCCCGCCGAGCGTGGTCGAGGCCCACTTCGCCCCGACCTGGGAAGGCGAGCACCCGCTGGCGCAGCTCGGCGACAGCTGA
- a CDS encoding enoyl-CoA hydratase translates to MSNAVEPYKSAPFDLTHKLTVEKHGHTALVTINNPPANTWDRDSLIGLRQLVEHLNRDDDIYALVITGQGAKFFSAGADLKLFADGDKARARSMARLFGEAFEALRDFRGVSIAAINGYAMGGGLECALACDIRIAERQAQLALPEAGVGLLPCAGGTQHLAWLVGEGWAKRMILCGERVDAETALRIGLVEQVVDSGEARGHALLLAARVARQSPVAVRAIKPLIQGARQRGPSSWLAEERERFVDLFDADDTREGVNAFLEKRDPHWRNR, encoded by the coding sequence ATGAGCAACGCCGTCGAACCCTACAAGTCCGCCCCCTTCGACCTCACCCACAAGCTGACCGTCGAGAAGCACGGCCACACCGCGCTGGTCACCATCAACAATCCGCCGGCCAACACCTGGGACCGCGACTCGCTGATCGGCCTGCGCCAGCTGGTCGAGCACCTCAACCGCGACGACGATATCTACGCCCTGGTGATCACCGGCCAGGGCGCCAAGTTCTTCAGCGCCGGCGCCGACCTCAAGCTGTTCGCCGACGGCGACAAGGCCCGTGCGCGCAGCATGGCACGGCTGTTCGGCGAAGCCTTCGAGGCGCTGCGCGACTTCCGCGGGGTGAGCATCGCCGCCATCAACGGCTACGCCATGGGCGGCGGCCTGGAGTGCGCGCTGGCCTGCGACATCCGCATCGCCGAACGCCAGGCGCAACTGGCCCTGCCCGAGGCCGGCGTCGGCCTGCTGCCCTGCGCCGGCGGCACCCAGCACCTGGCCTGGCTGGTCGGCGAGGGCTGGGCCAAGCGCATGATCCTCTGCGGCGAGCGGGTCGATGCCGAGACCGCGCTGCGCATCGGCCTGGTCGAGCAGGTGGTCGACAGCGGCGAGGCGCGCGGCCACGCCCTGCTGCTCGCCGCCCGCGTCGCCCGGCAGAGCCCGGTGGCGGTGCGCGCGATCAAGCCGCTGATCCAGGGCGCCCGCCAGCGCGGCCCGAGCAGCTGGCTGGCCGAGGAGCGCGAGCGCTTCGTCGACCTGTTCGATGCCGACGATACCCGCGAGGGCGTCAACGCCTTCCTGGAGAAACGCGACCCGCACTGGCGCAACCGCTGA
- a CDS encoding ABC transporter substrate-binding protein: MKRTLTALALWAGLCTTASAVDPITLGLNYPRTGSYKEEGLAQMRGALLAIDEINAEGGVLGRPLRLISRDTASRPEKAVNNVDRLVGDGAVMLFGGASSAVAIAASKRAKERGVLYFGTLTYSNDTTGKNGHRYMFRECNNAWMSARVLGEYLAKELPNKRYFYVTADYTWGHTSESSLRQTTHSTDASKHPGLKVPFPGARLADYRDALTQAAGSDAEVLALVLFGEDLVRAMRIAEDLGLTKRMQIVAPNLTQSIVEQAGPGLMEGVIGTEPWTWRVPELEKSEAGMTFVKNFSERYELMPSSSAASAYSIVHQWADAAERARSLDSESLIKALEGHKYQLLKGPQEWRTFDHQNVQTVYAVKVKSRDEIMKDRSRQDYFEIVGRLDGTLAAPTLDEWKQERLTAGQPPQLQ, translated from the coding sequence ATGAAGCGCACTCTCACGGCTCTGGCCCTGTGGGCCGGACTTTGCACTACTGCCAGTGCTGTCGATCCGATCACCCTCGGCCTGAACTACCCCCGCACCGGCAGCTACAAGGAAGAAGGGCTGGCACAGATGCGTGGCGCCCTGCTGGCCATCGACGAGATCAACGCCGAGGGCGGCGTGCTCGGCCGCCCCCTGCGTCTGATCAGCCGCGATACCGCCTCGCGTCCGGAGAAGGCGGTGAACAACGTCGACCGCCTGGTCGGTGACGGCGCGGTGATGCTGTTCGGCGGCGCCTCCAGCGCCGTGGCCATCGCCGCCAGCAAGCGCGCCAAGGAGCGCGGCGTGCTGTACTTCGGCACCCTCACCTACTCCAACGACACCACCGGTAAGAACGGCCACCGCTACATGTTCCGCGAGTGCAACAACGCGTGGATGAGCGCGCGCGTGCTCGGCGAGTACCTGGCCAAGGAGCTGCCGAACAAGCGCTACTTCTACGTCACCGCTGACTACACCTGGGGCCACACCAGCGAAAGCTCGCTGCGCCAGACCACCCACAGCACCGACGCCAGCAAGCATCCGGGCCTCAAGGTGCCCTTCCCCGGCGCGCGCCTGGCCGACTACCGCGATGCGCTGACCCAGGCCGCCGGCAGCGACGCCGAGGTGCTCGCCCTGGTGCTGTTCGGCGAGGACCTGGTGCGCGCCATGCGCATCGCCGAGGACCTCGGCCTGACCAAGCGCATGCAGATCGTCGCCCCCAACCTGACCCAGAGCATCGTCGAGCAGGCCGGCCCCGGCCTGATGGAAGGCGTGATCGGCACCGAGCCGTGGACCTGGCGCGTGCCGGAGCTGGAGAAGTCCGAAGCCGGCATGACCTTCGTGAAGAACTTCTCCGAGCGTTACGAACTGATGCCGTCGAGTTCGGCCGCCTCGGCCTACAGCATCGTCCACCAGTGGGCCGACGCCGCCGAGCGCGCGCGCAGCCTGGACAGCGAGAGCCTGATCAAGGCCCTGGAAGGCCACAAGTACCAGCTGCTCAAGGGCCCGCAGGAGTGGCGCACCTTCGATCACCAGAACGTGCAGACCGTCTACGCGGTGAAGGTCAAGTCGCGCGACGAGATCATGAAGGACCGTTCCAGGCAGGACTACTTCGAGATCGTCGGCCGCCTCGACGGCACCCTGGCCGCACCGACCCTCGACGAGTGGAAGCAGGAACGCCTGACCGCCGGCCAGCCGCCCCAGCTGCAGTAA